In Labrus bergylta chromosome 6, fLabBer1.1, whole genome shotgun sequence, the following proteins share a genomic window:
- the si:dkey-172o19.2 gene encoding transcription factor atf-2 isoform X1, which translates to MKSTSSKVDLVYQILPKMSTSRSPDRPGHGPPCLPSSTVDSSGLTEHDPDPDLLFPFTRRLLRFGVCSSPVTRRKREMIPADKKDTTYWDKRQKNNEAAKRSREKKRLNDLVLEGQLLALKDENAQLRAEVLSMQYYSSLNAEESNHHAARATSDSTVPLHPKPSFVPALLQRGLWDNSRSNQVSVMGVRQQEAAMNPFDAKIPCLSYNTQVFQTCGAQQGIPPFSGPCFPSPTAHLEVGRSAETESDPQRQVSSSDDFPRPTYQASSIQASLGSFPLASNLPNPSQTWLVPCVNHPALRNNVLLHWPSSYLPPPAVLPGLPPLYIQARRGHGLGVEDDLRRGFKSGFGRAEEKSESARDAPQS; encoded by the exons ATGAAATCAACTTCTTCTAAAGTTGATTTGGTCTACCAAATACTCCCAAAg ATGTCCACCTCGAGGAGCCCAGACCGTCCTGGGCATGGTCCTCCGTGCCTTCCCTCCTCAACAGTTGACAGCAGCGGTTTAACAGAGCATGATCCGGACCCTGACCTCCTCTTCCCGTTCACCCGACGTCTCCTGCGCTTTGGTGTCTGCAGCAGCCCTGTTACGCGCCGCAAGAGAGAGATGATTCCCGCCGACAAGAAAGACACCACGTACTGGGACAAGCGTCAAAAGAACAACGAGGCAGCGAAGCGGTCCAGGGAGAAGAAGCGGCTGAATGACCTGGTGCTGGAGGGTCAGCTGCTGGCTCTGAAGGACGAGAACGCACAGCTGCGCGCTGAGGTGCTAAGCATGCAGTATTACAGCAGCCTGAACGCGGAGGAAAGTAACCACCACGCTGCTAGGGCAACATCAGATTCTACAGTGCCCTTACACCCCAAACCTTCTTTTGTCCCTGCCCTTCTCCAGAGAGGACTCTGGGACAATAGCAGGAGCAACCAAGTCTCTGTGATGGGTGTAAGGCAACAAGAAGCAGCGATGAATCCATTTGATGCCAAGATCCCCTGTTTAAGTTACAATACACAGGTTTTTCAAACTTGTGGCGCACAGCAAGGCATCCCCCCCTTCTCCGGGCCGTGTTTCCCTTCTCCCACAGCACATTTGGAGGTTGGGAGATCAGCGGAGACAGAGTCGGACCCTCAGCGACAGGTGTCCTCCAGCGATGACTTCCCTAGACCCACCTATCAGGCGTCCTCCATCCAAGCGTCCCTTGGCTCCTTCCCTCTGGCTTCCAATCTGCCGAACCCGTCTCAAACCTGGCTGGTGCCCTGCGTGAATCACCCGGCACTGCGTAATAATGTTCTGCTGCATTGGCCGTCTTCCTACCTGCCCCCACCGGCTGTCTTGCCAGGCCTACCTCCTCTTTACATACAGGCGAGACGAGGCCATGGTCTCGGTGTGGAGGATGATCTTCGGAGGGGGTTCAAGAGCGGGTTTGGCAGAGCTGAAGAAAAGTCGGAATCAGCTCGAGATGCACCCCAATCCTAA
- the si:dkey-172o19.2 gene encoding transcription factor atf-2 isoform X2, translated as MSTSRSPDRPGHGPPCLPSSTVDSSGLTEHDPDPDLLFPFTRRLLRFGVCSSPVTRRKREMIPADKKDTTYWDKRQKNNEAAKRSREKKRLNDLVLEGQLLALKDENAQLRAEVLSMQYYSSLNAEESNHHAARATSDSTVPLHPKPSFVPALLQRGLWDNSRSNQVSVMGVRQQEAAMNPFDAKIPCLSYNTQVFQTCGAQQGIPPFSGPCFPSPTAHLEVGRSAETESDPQRQVSSSDDFPRPTYQASSIQASLGSFPLASNLPNPSQTWLVPCVNHPALRNNVLLHWPSSYLPPPAVLPGLPPLYIQARRGHGLGVEDDLRRGFKSGFGRAEEKSESARDAPQS; from the coding sequence ATGTCCACCTCGAGGAGCCCAGACCGTCCTGGGCATGGTCCTCCGTGCCTTCCCTCCTCAACAGTTGACAGCAGCGGTTTAACAGAGCATGATCCGGACCCTGACCTCCTCTTCCCGTTCACCCGACGTCTCCTGCGCTTTGGTGTCTGCAGCAGCCCTGTTACGCGCCGCAAGAGAGAGATGATTCCCGCCGACAAGAAAGACACCACGTACTGGGACAAGCGTCAAAAGAACAACGAGGCAGCGAAGCGGTCCAGGGAGAAGAAGCGGCTGAATGACCTGGTGCTGGAGGGTCAGCTGCTGGCTCTGAAGGACGAGAACGCACAGCTGCGCGCTGAGGTGCTAAGCATGCAGTATTACAGCAGCCTGAACGCGGAGGAAAGTAACCACCACGCTGCTAGGGCAACATCAGATTCTACAGTGCCCTTACACCCCAAACCTTCTTTTGTCCCTGCCCTTCTCCAGAGAGGACTCTGGGACAATAGCAGGAGCAACCAAGTCTCTGTGATGGGTGTAAGGCAACAAGAAGCAGCGATGAATCCATTTGATGCCAAGATCCCCTGTTTAAGTTACAATACACAGGTTTTTCAAACTTGTGGCGCACAGCAAGGCATCCCCCCCTTCTCCGGGCCGTGTTTCCCTTCTCCCACAGCACATTTGGAGGTTGGGAGATCAGCGGAGACAGAGTCGGACCCTCAGCGACAGGTGTCCTCCAGCGATGACTTCCCTAGACCCACCTATCAGGCGTCCTCCATCCAAGCGTCCCTTGGCTCCTTCCCTCTGGCTTCCAATCTGCCGAACCCGTCTCAAACCTGGCTGGTGCCCTGCGTGAATCACCCGGCACTGCGTAATAATGTTCTGCTGCATTGGCCGTCTTCCTACCTGCCCCCACCGGCTGTCTTGCCAGGCCTACCTCCTCTTTACATACAGGCGAGACGAGGCCATGGTCTCGGTGTGGAGGATGATCTTCGGAGGGGGTTCAAGAGCGGGTTTGGCAGAGCTGAAGAAAAGTCGGAATCAGCTCGAGATGCACCCCAATCCTAA